The Benincasa hispida cultivar B227 chromosome 9, ASM972705v1, whole genome shotgun sequence genome has a segment encoding these proteins:
- the LOC120085625 gene encoding protein TRIGALACTOSYLDIACYLGLYCEROL 5, chloroplastic has protein sequence MVLTNFNGAGVGFGFGIGCGFGVGWGFGGMPLNFFGLGAGGGCGVGLGLGWGFGTAYGSKYRSSRMIFQGMEFDKDQSQNYDIKDPKDLSTNSKKV, from the exons ATGGTACTCACCAACTTCAATGGAGCTGGCGTTGGATTTG GTTTTGGTATCGGTTGTGGGTTCGGCGTAGGATGGGGTTTCGGAG GAATGCCTTTGAACTTCTTCGGCCTTGGTGCGG GTGGTGGGTGTGGTGTTGGATTGGGACTTGGATGGGGATTTGGCACGGCTTACGGGAGTAAGTATCGGTCCTCGAGGATGATATTTCAGGGAATGGAATTTGACAAGGACCAAAGTCAGAATTATGATATCAAGGACCCAAAAGATTTATCcacaaattccaaaaaagtcTGA